A section of the Thermoproteota archaeon genome encodes:
- the tgtA gene encoding tRNA guanosine(15) transglycosylase TgtA, with amino-acid sequence MDLIFRVRKSDASARLSDLRTKSGTLTLPEFFPVYNPNKPVVTPEEMKEMGIRALITNSYIIYKSEDLREKALEQGIHSLLGFDGIVMTDSGAYQIYRYGDVEISNREILEFQHAIGSDIGSILDVPMSSEISRREAEKGIMRTLENAEEWSEIKDNLRGTLWVGTPQGSVHTDLVEYSSRRIRELDFDYNGVGSLKVALERYDFTLQARHFLLVRSILKSGKPFHFWGIGHPSTFAFFAALGADSFDSAAYALYAEQGRYMTPQGTLQLDDIDEFPCSCPVCMRYTPKEVKELPREEKVRLIAKHNLYVSIAEIRKVREAIRGEWLWELVQERARFHPKLYVALEYVLKNWKGLLEIREPFSKSSGLLYSGPETFFRPEVIRARDRVRNVVFGRHIMRRLYGRVPLGLKYAYPFGQTVFPYEEEVIDEPSDEELVSSLLSYQFHPSLKELGKGARIRRSKRTGMPREVMKDGVTIGFIRPSDGMFVPTLQGAELMLKLLPSPRSRVCVKERFEEIVARGTTVFVKFVDWADPQIRPKSEVLIVNTRDELLATGKAVLSGQEYRDFDENHPFILIRRYKLPREV; translated from the coding sequence ATGGATCTGATCTTCAGAGTCAGGAAGAGCGATGCCTCCGCTAGGCTATCCGATCTCAGAACCAAGAGCGGAACGCTTACTCTGCCGGAGTTCTTTCCTGTGTATAACCCGAACAAACCCGTAGTAACCCCTGAGGAAATGAAGGAAATGGGGATTAGAGCCTTGATAACGAATTCTTACATAATATACAAGTCGGAGGATTTGAGAGAGAAGGCCTTAGAGCAAGGGATCCACTCCCTCTTGGGATTTGATGGAATCGTGATGACCGACTCCGGCGCCTACCAGATCTACAGGTATGGGGATGTGGAGATATCCAACAGGGAGATACTCGAGTTCCAGCACGCGATAGGATCGGACATCGGGTCCATACTGGATGTTCCCATGTCATCTGAGATCAGCAGGAGAGAGGCGGAGAAGGGAATTATGAGGACGCTAGAGAACGCGGAAGAGTGGTCAGAGATAAAGGATAATTTGAGGGGGACCTTATGGGTGGGAACGCCTCAGGGATCGGTCCACACAGATTTGGTGGAGTACAGCTCCAGACGGATAAGGGAGTTGGATTTCGACTATAATGGAGTGGGCTCCCTCAAGGTTGCGCTTGAGAGATATGATTTCACCCTCCAAGCCAGGCACTTCCTGCTCGTGAGGTCTATCCTCAAGTCTGGAAAACCCTTTCACTTCTGGGGGATAGGTCACCCTTCCACCTTCGCCTTCTTCGCAGCTCTAGGTGCGGATTCCTTCGACTCAGCAGCGTACGCGTTGTATGCTGAGCAAGGGAGGTATATGACGCCCCAAGGAACCCTCCAGCTGGATGATATCGATGAGTTCCCGTGTTCATGTCCAGTATGTATGAGATATACTCCTAAGGAGGTTAAAGAGCTTCCTAGAGAGGAGAAAGTTCGATTGATCGCGAAACACAACCTATATGTGTCGATTGCAGAAATCAGGAAGGTGAGAGAGGCCATAAGGGGTGAGTGGCTGTGGGAGCTCGTGCAGGAGAGGGCTAGGTTCCATCCCAAGCTATACGTGGCACTTGAATACGTTCTAAAGAATTGGAAGGGCCTACTGGAGATCAGGGAGCCCTTCTCCAAGTCGTCAGGTCTGTTGTACTCGGGTCCAGAGACGTTTTTCAGGCCCGAAGTAATCAGGGCACGGGATAGGGTCAGGAACGTTGTGTTCGGGAGGCATATCATGAGGAGGCTCTACGGGAGGGTTCCCTTGGGGTTAAAGTACGCTTATCCATTCGGTCAGACCGTCTTCCCCTATGAGGAGGAAGTGATAGATGAGCCCTCTGACGAGGAGCTGGTCTCCTCCTTACTATCTTACCAGTTTCACCCTTCCCTGAAGGAGCTCGGTAAAGGAGCTCGAATAAGGAGGTCCAAGAGGACGGGTATGCCTAGGGAAGTGATGAAGGATGGCGTTACCATCGGATTTATCAGGCCCAGCGATGGGATGTTCGTTCCCACGCTGCAGGGAGCGGAGCTGATGCTCAAGCTCCTCCCCTCACCTAGATCTAGGGTGTGCGTAAAGGAGAGGTTCGAGGAGATTGTTGCTAGAGGGACTACGGTCTTCGTGAAGTTCGTGGACTGGGCTGACCCTCAGATAAGGCCCAAGAGTGAGGTGCTGATCGTGAACACGAGGGACGAGCTGCTGGCTACAGGTAAGGCGGTTCTATCTGGTCAGGAATACAGAGATTTCGACGAGAACCATCCATTCATACTTATTAGGAGGTATAAACTTCCTAGAGAGGTTTAA
- a CDS encoding GTP-dependent dephospho-CoA kinase family protein: MPGKSFLSECGTLLLDLALREEAREIVAEAKGKLITSIGDIPDAPLVSVGDRVTYSLLENGRRPEVAIIDLKERRSREAPAVYRLSGYLILSSSNPPGRITKDSWNAVRLAINMASRGFRIVLIVDGEEDLLGFPVTLLAPPGWYMLYGQPGMGMILVEINDEVKKEAESLLIKAFKPL; this comes from the coding sequence ATGCCAGGTAAATCTTTTCTCTCAGAGTGCGGAACCCTCCTCTTGGACCTAGCATTGAGGGAAGAAGCGAGAGAGATAGTAGCGGAGGCGAAAGGGAAACTCATTACATCAATCGGGGATATACCCGACGCTCCTCTAGTGTCGGTGGGGGACAGGGTCACCTACTCGCTGCTAGAGAACGGTAGAAGGCCAGAAGTGGCAATAATAGATCTCAAGGAGAGGAGATCTAGGGAAGCGCCCGCGGTGTACCGGCTGAGCGGGTACCTCATCCTATCCTCAAGTAATCCCCCAGGCAGGATAACAAAGGATTCTTGGAACGCTGTTAGGCTCGCTATAAATATGGCGTCTCGCGGGTTTAGAATTGTCTTGATCGTGGATGGTGAGGAGGACCTGCTGGGCTTTCCCGTCACCCTGCTGGCGCCTCCCGGCTGGTACATGCTTTACGGTCAGCCGGGTATGGGGATGATTTTGGTGGAGATCAACGATGAGGTGAAGAAAGAGGCAGAGAGCCTACTCATTAAAGCATTTAAACCTCTCTAG
- a CDS encoding B12-binding domain-containing radical SAM protein codes for MDALAAGEGKRLSSLDVIGAGPRAIAGVLEMFDLEYRIYRVEDYLRKGAGEFDVLLVSAMTMDEPVVRRVASRFKGIKIIGGPITSDPSIVPRLGFHLGVWGEGEVTLESLLRRGLSVGKIPQDLEGVPNLITGDGVLTHVSNLSAEDLRRFRPSVSAVKFYRTIPHYRSSRVYVEVVRSCSNFNRPKIGVSKEMCDLCRACYEFDLRKRLLCPQGIPPGCGYCSIPALYGTPKSRDKDSIVEEVRGLAEMGVRRIVLSGADFLEYGRERLVNGPLTHPYKPGPNVNAIEELLKAIKELSREYRFFFEVENVKPCLVNDEVAEVLGRYLKGTAIHIGVETGDPEHADLLGRPCGPDESMKAIKKLREVGLRPYAYFIHSLPGQNDRVVKMTLRSMELAYRYGAEKITVYRFRPLPGTAFKGYDVIPDRRSKMIAEKAIELNRMRKRELLGAVIKVIVAPSVGEGSYAYPLAGGPVVKLRVRKRPKIGKVLRVKIIRVLSDRLVEGVPVRRGIS; via the coding sequence TTGGATGCGCTGGCCGCAGGCGAGGGAAAGAGGCTATCCTCTCTAGACGTCATAGGAGCAGGTCCTAGGGCGATCGCAGGAGTGCTAGAGATGTTCGATCTGGAGTACCGGATTTACAGAGTGGAGGACTACTTGAGGAAAGGAGCAGGCGAGTTCGATGTCCTTCTAGTTAGCGCCATGACCATGGATGAGCCAGTTGTTCGGAGAGTCGCCAGCAGATTCAAGGGTATAAAGATCATAGGTGGACCTATAACCTCAGATCCTAGCATCGTACCTAGATTGGGCTTCCACTTGGGAGTGTGGGGTGAGGGAGAGGTCACTCTCGAGTCCCTCCTGAGGAGAGGCCTCTCTGTGGGCAAGATTCCTCAAGATTTGGAGGGCGTTCCTAACCTGATAACCGGGGACGGGGTGTTGACCCATGTCTCTAACTTGTCAGCGGAGGACCTTAGGAGGTTCCGGCCTTCCGTATCTGCTGTCAAGTTTTACAGGACCATACCCCACTACAGAAGCAGCAGGGTCTACGTCGAGGTCGTGAGGAGCTGCTCTAACTTCAATAGACCGAAGATAGGGGTTTCTAAGGAAATGTGCGATCTCTGTAGAGCTTGTTATGAGTTCGATCTGAGGAAGAGGCTACTATGTCCCCAAGGCATCCCTCCTGGCTGTGGCTACTGTTCTATTCCAGCTCTTTACGGGACGCCGAAGTCCAGGGACAAGGACTCCATCGTAGAGGAGGTTAGGGGTCTGGCTGAGATGGGGGTCAGGAGGATAGTGCTCAGCGGCGCCGACTTCCTAGAGTACGGTAGGGAGCGGCTGGTCAATGGACCTCTCACGCATCCCTACAAGCCAGGACCCAATGTAAACGCTATAGAGGAGTTGCTGAAGGCCATCAAGGAGCTTTCCCGGGAATACCGCTTTTTCTTCGAGGTTGAGAATGTGAAGCCCTGCCTAGTCAACGACGAAGTTGCCGAGGTGTTGGGGAGATACCTCAAGGGGACAGCGATACACATAGGTGTGGAGACGGGCGATCCGGAACATGCTGACCTACTGGGCAGGCCCTGTGGACCTGATGAATCCATGAAGGCAATAAAGAAACTGAGAGAGGTGGGACTCAGACCCTACGCCTACTTCATACACAGCCTGCCTGGGCAGAATGATAGGGTGGTCAAGATGACTCTGAGGTCGATGGAGCTGGCCTACAGGTACGGTGCAGAGAAGATAACGGTTTACAGGTTCAGACCACTTCCGGGGACGGCCTTCAAAGGTTACGATGTGATCCCGGATCGTAGATCCAAGATGATCGCGGAAAAGGCTATCGAGCTCAACAGGATGAGAAAGAGGGAGCTTTTAGGAGCCGTAATCAAGGTAATCGTTGCTCCCTCTGTAGGAGAGGGGAGCTACGCCTATCCCCTAGCTGGCGGCCCAGTCGTCAAGTTGAGAGTGAGGAAAAGGCCCAAGATCGGAAAAGTGCTCAGGGTCAAGATCATCAGGGTCCTCTCAGATAGATTGGTTGAGGGCGTGCCGGTAAGAAGGGGAATTTCTTAA